The following proteins come from a genomic window of Gimesia chilikensis:
- a CDS encoding arylsulfatase: protein MRSFRCCLYLLCVTTIPLSLSAEEFNRTKLPIAQPPFKGKIGVKASESVKDFPQEIKAPKGAPNVLIILTDDVGFGASSTFGGPIPTPTFDRLAKAGLRYNQFHTTALCSPTRAALITGRNHHTAATGGIMEIGVGYPGYNTLVRKSCGTIGQILKFNGYNTSWFGKNHNVPDWHTSQAGPFDLWPVGLGFEYFYGFVGGDTSQWTPALVENTRPVEPPANDPNYNFDEDMADRAINWIRMQHAVAPDKPFLCYYATGTAHAPHHAPKAWIEKFKGQFDQGWDEVRKETLARQKKLGVVPEGTRLTERSKGIPAWDSMDDRQKELYARMMEVYAAALSHADHQFGRLIDSIDELGQLDNTLVIYIQGDNGASAEGSAQGLLNEMTFFNNIKEDFEEVYRRRDEIGSPTTFNHYPIGWAHAMDAPFQWTKQVASHFGGTRNGMVMSWPARIKNKGAVCSQFHHVIDILPTVLEATQLPAPDSINGITQEPIQGVSMAYTWDDPQAPSKRETQYFEMFANRAIYDKGWIACTTPTTPPWVSVADPVDVIDGYQWELYNIDDDFSESVNLAEKYPEKLKELQRLFYIEAVKNNVLPLDNSKAERLDVKNRPSLTRGRDTFTYYDEMLRIPEGSAPDLKNKSFGISAVVDIPESGAEGLLMTQGGRFCGLGLYVLKGKPVFHYNLCGVERYNVAGKDKLKPGKHVITLDFKYDGGGVGKGGQATLTVDGNKVAVSRIPQTVGYRMSLDETLDIGEDTGTPVSEDYKVPFKFTGDLEKVTIKITEHPLTEEQLQQYRETQVKAALSR from the coding sequence ATGCGCTCATTTCGATGCTGCCTCTACCTGCTCTGTGTCACGACAATTCCTCTTTCACTTTCCGCAGAAGAGTTCAATCGCACAAAACTGCCGATTGCCCAGCCCCCTTTCAAAGGAAAGATCGGCGTTAAGGCTTCCGAGTCAGTCAAAGACTTTCCCCAGGAGATCAAAGCCCCTAAGGGAGCCCCCAACGTGCTGATCATCCTGACCGATGATGTCGGCTTTGGGGCATCCAGTACATTCGGCGGCCCGATTCCCACCCCCACCTTTGACCGTCTGGCGAAAGCGGGGCTACGTTACAACCAGTTTCATACGACGGCACTCTGCTCCCCCACCCGGGCAGCCCTGATCACCGGTCGCAACCATCATACCGCAGCCACAGGTGGCATCATGGAAATCGGTGTCGGCTATCCCGGCTACAATACGCTGGTTCGCAAATCGTGTGGGACCATCGGACAGATCCTGAAATTTAACGGCTATAATACGTCCTGGTTCGGGAAAAATCATAACGTCCCCGACTGGCATACATCACAGGCCGGTCCCTTCGACCTCTGGCCCGTGGGACTCGGTTTCGAATACTTCTACGGATTCGTGGGGGGAGATACGAGCCAGTGGACTCCCGCCCTGGTGGAAAACACGCGCCCCGTCGAACCACCGGCCAACGACCCCAATTATAATTTCGATGAAGACATGGCTGACCGGGCCATTAACTGGATTCGTATGCAGCACGCTGTCGCTCCCGACAAACCGTTCCTCTGTTATTACGCTACGGGAACCGCGCATGCCCCGCATCACGCCCCCAAAGCCTGGATTGAGAAATTCAAAGGACAGTTTGACCAGGGCTGGGATGAAGTGCGCAAGGAAACACTGGCCCGACAGAAAAAGCTCGGAGTGGTGCCCGAGGGAACCCGACTGACCGAACGCTCAAAAGGCATTCCCGCCTGGGATTCAATGGATGACCGACAGAAAGAATTGTATGCCCGCATGATGGAAGTCTACGCGGCTGCTCTTTCCCACGCTGACCACCAGTTCGGCAGACTCATCGACTCGATTGACGAACTGGGACAACTCGACAATACACTGGTGATCTATATCCAGGGAGACAATGGCGCCAGTGCCGAGGGGAGTGCCCAGGGACTGCTCAATGAAATGACCTTCTTCAATAACATCAAAGAAGATTTCGAAGAGGTTTACCGCCGCAGGGATGAAATCGGCAGCCCGACCACCTTCAATCACTATCCCATCGGTTGGGCGCACGCCATGGATGCTCCCTTCCAGTGGACCAAACAGGTTGCCTCCCATTTCGGCGGAACCCGTAATGGCATGGTCATGTCCTGGCCGGCGCGTATCAAGAACAAGGGGGCCGTCTGTTCCCAGTTTCATCATGTGATCGATATCCTTCCCACCGTTCTGGAAGCCACGCAGCTGCCTGCCCCCGATTCTATCAACGGTATCACTCAGGAACCAATCCAGGGTGTCAGCATGGCCTATACCTGGGATGACCCCCAAGCCCCCTCGAAACGCGAAACACAGTATTTTGAAATGTTCGCTAATCGAGCAATTTATGATAAAGGCTGGATCGCCTGCACGACTCCCACAACGCCGCCCTGGGTCAGCGTGGCAGATCCAGTGGATGTCATCGACGGCTACCAGTGGGAACTCTACAACATCGATGATGACTTTTCAGAGTCCGTCAATCTGGCCGAGAAATATCCGGAAAAACTCAAAGAACTCCAGCGACTGTTCTACATCGAAGCGGTCAAAAACAATGTGCTCCCGCTGGATAATAGTAAAGCCGAACGACTCGACGTGAAAAACCGCCCCAGCCTGACCAGGGGACGCGATACCTTCACTTATTACGACGAAATGCTGCGCATCCCCGAAGGGTCTGCCCCGGACCTCAAGAACAAATCGTTTGGGATCTCTGCAGTCGTTGATATTCCTGAATCAGGAGCAGAAGGACTACTGATGACACAGGGTGGTCGTTTCTGCGGCCTTGGACTGTATGTGCTCAAGGGGAAGCCGGTCTTCCATTACAACCTGTGTGGCGTAGAACGTTATAACGTCGCTGGCAAAGATAAACTCAAGCCGGGCAAGCATGTCATTACCCTCGACTTTAAATACGATGGCGGAGGTGTTGGCAAAGGAGGCCAGGCCACACTCACTGTCGATGGAAACAAAGTCGCTGTCAGCAGAATTCCGCAGACCGTCGGTTACCGCATGTCACTCGATGAAACACTCGATATCGGCGAGGACACAGGCACCCCGGTCAGTGAGGACTACAAAGTCCCCTTCAAATTCACCGGGGACCTCGAAAAAGTAACCATCAAAATCACCGAGCACCCACTCACGGAAGAACAACTGCAGCAATACCGTGAAACCCAGGTCAAAGCAGCCCTCTCGCGGTAA
- a CDS encoding vitamin K epoxide reductase family protein, with translation MSQLSLKGYPAEQADLEVAVPPFDYNPSTWSQRIPICILASIAFLLAGHMALFQWGLIEAPWDPVFGEQTRKVLTSDVALKMHYWFGVPDAALGALAYLGDAIFGLAGSTRRWQYRPWLVILFGIDVIPLGIVSAILVVCQATIVGNWCLLCLITAVISLVLVVMAYDEVYASLKLLYRVWQRTHDKKVLWQVLWGRPTKIADEIASEMVQRT, from the coding sequence ATGAGCCAGTTATCGCTCAAAGGGTATCCCGCAGAACAGGCTGACCTTGAGGTCGCAGTTCCGCCGTTCGATTATAACCCGTCCACCTGGAGTCAGCGAATTCCGATCTGCATTCTGGCCAGCATCGCCTTCTTACTGGCAGGGCATATGGCCCTCTTTCAGTGGGGGCTGATTGAAGCCCCCTGGGATCCGGTCTTCGGCGAACAGACGCGCAAGGTACTGACCTCAGATGTCGCTTTGAAAATGCATTACTGGTTCGGAGTGCCGGACGCAGCCCTGGGTGCGCTCGCGTATCTGGGTGATGCGATCTTCGGCCTGGCCGGTTCGACACGTCGCTGGCAGTACCGCCCCTGGCTGGTCATTCTGTTTGGGATCGATGTCATTCCGCTGGGGATCGTCAGTGCGATTCTCGTCGTCTGCCAGGCAACGATTGTCGGCAACTGGTGTCTGCTCTGTCTGATCACCGCTGTCATCTCACTGGTGCTGGTCGTGATGGCTTACGACGAAGTCTACGCCTCACTCAAGCTGCTCTACCGCGTCTGGCAGCGGACACACGACAAAAAAGTGCTCTGGCAGGTACTCTGGGGACGTCCCACAAAAATCGCCGACGAAATCGCCAGTGAGATGGTTCAGAGAACCTGA
- a CDS encoding NAD-dependent epimerase/dehydratase family protein → MNDTSIEKPVILVTGAAGLIGTRLVQAFSEQFQVVAFDVKPLPEEQHSSEWISCDLTDDDSVARALSDLKAQHGSKIASVVHLAAYYDFSGEPSPLYQDLTVAGTRRLLQGLQDFDVEQFIFSSSLLVQKSVDDGELIQASSPVEAEWQYPQSKLEAESTIRQYAGSIPTVILRLAGVYDEQCHSIPIRQQISRIFQKKLESYFFPGDKTHGQAFLHLNDLVGCFKAVIGHRRRLPEHSLFVIGEEDVMSYEELQEKIGLYLHGDQWPAIRIPKAAAKAGAWVKDQLAADSDAPFIKTWMIDLADQNYPVSAERAREQLGWEPRHLLRETLPDMIDALLDDPKAWYEENGLPVPDELPQLEATGARK, encoded by the coding sequence ATGAATGATACATCAATAGAAAAACCGGTTATTCTGGTCACCGGAGCAGCCGGGCTGATCGGCACACGACTCGTTCAAGCGTTCTCAGAACAGTTCCAGGTAGTCGCATTTGACGTCAAGCCACTGCCCGAAGAGCAGCATTCCTCAGAATGGATTTCCTGTGATCTGACAGACGATGATTCGGTCGCCCGCGCATTGTCAGACCTCAAGGCTCAGCACGGCAGTAAAATCGCCAGCGTGGTTCACCTGGCCGCCTACTACGACTTTTCCGGCGAGCCGAGCCCGCTCTACCAGGACCTGACCGTAGCGGGAACCCGGCGGCTCTTACAGGGACTGCAGGATTTTGACGTCGAGCAGTTTATCTTCTCGAGTTCTCTGCTGGTACAAAAATCAGTCGACGATGGCGAGCTCATCCAGGCATCGTCTCCCGTCGAAGCAGAATGGCAATACCCCCAGTCCAAGCTGGAAGCCGAGTCCACCATTCGGCAGTACGCCGGATCGATTCCGACCGTCATTCTGCGTCTGGCCGGCGTCTATGATGAGCAGTGCCACTCGATTCCCATCCGTCAGCAGATCTCTCGCATCTTCCAGAAGAAGCTGGAAAGTTATTTCTTCCCCGGCGACAAAACCCACGGCCAGGCATTTCTGCATCTGAACGATCTGGTCGGCTGTTTCAAAGCAGTCATCGGTCATCGCCGTCGACTTCCGGAACACAGCCTGTTCGTCATCGGTGAAGAAGATGTCATGAGTTACGAAGAACTGCAGGAAAAAATCGGACTTTATCTCCATGGGGACCAGTGGCCCGCCATTCGGATTCCCAAAGCAGCCGCCAAGGCAGGTGCGTGGGTGAAAGATCAACTCGCAGCTGACTCGGACGCCCCGTTCATCAAAACCTGGATGATCGATCTGGCCGACCAGAACTATCCGGTCAGCGCGGAACGGGCCCGGGAGCAGCTTGGCTGGGAACCCCGACATCTGCTCCGCGAAACACTGCCCGATATGATCGACGCGCTGCTCGACGATCCCAAAGCCTGGTATGAAGAAAACGGCCTGCCGGTTCCAGATGAACTACCGCAGCTCGAAGCCACGGGAGCCCGGAAATGA
- a CDS encoding sigma-54-dependent transcriptional regulator, whose product MSNNHLLLISEEQSSDSEIYNWFSKQDFCQTQCCAPSEVSRYLEQRVDLILCDTGEDVSISLELLYLCKQQAPEVPFLILSHTSDVVTAVAAMKEGADEFLVKPLQPESLVKLVKGYLQARQSRVAVEENHGSGTARLGRYVGFEKMVGTTQVMQQLFERAQRVAETDSTVLITGESGTGKELLAEAIHRNSLRAEHPFVTINMAAVPEHLVESELFGHVKGSFTGASESRVGRFEAAHGGTLFIDEIGDFKLESQAKLLRVLENHRVTLIGSNRDRDVDVRVIAATSHPLQQMVQTGDFREDLFYRLNVVNLALPPLRERRDDIPVLVNFFLKQICHDLQRDVPLLDPELEAWLRNAHWPGNIRQLRNCLESMLVLSREEVLTLAELPDMMHDEQLTSGQIPIPAGTRLEDLERTAIEQTLKRYRGNRTQSARSLGVSVRTLQRKLKAWGVIGDNRGNGHSDATKKGLHESGTMSTSQ is encoded by the coding sequence ATGTCTAACAACCATTTACTGCTCATATCAGAAGAACAATCTTCAGACTCAGAAATATACAACTGGTTTTCAAAACAGGATTTCTGTCAAACTCAGTGCTGTGCGCCGAGTGAGGTATCACGATATCTGGAGCAGAGGGTTGACCTGATTCTCTGTGATACCGGAGAGGATGTCAGTATCTCTCTCGAGCTGCTTTATCTCTGTAAACAACAGGCACCCGAAGTGCCTTTTCTGATTTTGTCACACACCAGTGATGTCGTTACGGCTGTCGCCGCAATGAAAGAGGGGGCAGACGAATTTCTGGTCAAGCCGTTGCAGCCTGAATCCCTGGTCAAGTTGGTCAAGGGATATCTGCAGGCCCGGCAATCGCGTGTTGCTGTAGAAGAGAATCACGGATCCGGTACTGCACGATTGGGGCGTTACGTGGGATTCGAAAAGATGGTGGGGACGACCCAGGTGATGCAGCAGCTGTTTGAGCGGGCGCAACGCGTCGCCGAAACAGATAGTACGGTATTGATTACGGGAGAATCAGGAACCGGGAAGGAACTGCTGGCCGAGGCGATTCATCGTAACAGCCTGCGTGCAGAACATCCCTTTGTTACGATCAACATGGCTGCGGTGCCGGAACACCTGGTGGAAAGTGAACTGTTCGGACACGTGAAAGGTTCCTTCACTGGCGCCAGTGAATCCCGAGTGGGACGTTTTGAGGCAGCGCATGGCGGAACCCTGTTCATTGACGAAATCGGCGACTTCAAACTGGAGTCGCAGGCCAAACTGCTGCGGGTGCTGGAGAATCATCGTGTGACCCTGATTGGCAGTAATCGGGACCGGGATGTGGATGTGCGCGTCATCGCGGCGACCAGTCATCCATTGCAGCAGATGGTACAGACGGGAGACTTTCGCGAAGATCTGTTCTATCGGCTGAATGTCGTTAATCTGGCGTTACCGCCATTACGAGAACGACGGGATGATATTCCGGTACTGGTGAACTTTTTCCTGAAACAGATTTGCCACGATCTGCAGCGCGATGTGCCGCTGCTGGATCCTGAGCTGGAAGCCTGGTTGCGGAATGCCCACTGGCCAGGCAATATTCGTCAGCTGCGTAACTGTCTGGAGAGTATGCTGGTGCTGTCGCGTGAAGAAGTGCTGACACTGGCTGAGCTGCCCGACATGATGCACGACGAGCAACTGACTTCAGGCCAGATTCCGATTCCGGCAGGGACCCGGCTGGAAGACCTGGAACGCACGGCGATCGAACAGACACTCAAACGCTATCGGGGAAACCGGACTCAGTCGGCCCGCTCACTGGGAGTTTCCGTGAGGACGCTGCAGAGGAAATTGAAAGCCTGGGGTGTGATCGGGGACAATCGCGGGAATGGTCATTCTGATGCCACGAAGAAAGGCTTGCACGAATCAGGGACCATGTCTACTTCACAGTGA
- a CDS encoding sodium:calcium antiporter: MFELNLPLWGDVTVFIMAAVVIGVSGVKLAEYADRLADRTGLGEAITGTIMLGLITALPGLAASVTAALQGHAVLALSNAMGGIAFQTTVLALADVLHRKANLEHAAASATTMIQTIMLILLITIVLLGLGSPNVVIGPVHPATLLLLAGAVMAFWLTYRVQEEPMWHPRHTSETVLDEPAPGSQHERLWLLWTGLVFSGLLTLISGSLVAEAAGNIQDKTNLSAPIVGGLLMAGATSLPELVTCLAAVRRGALTLAVSDVVGGNFFDVLFIAAADFAFLSGSIYHGPGMGTREILLTTITLLLNVVLLSGLIYRQKHGPGNIGFESLLMLVIYLAGFIVLSLMQ; this comes from the coding sequence ATGTTTGAATTGAACCTGCCGCTCTGGGGCGATGTCACCGTGTTTATCATGGCGGCAGTGGTGATCGGTGTTTCGGGAGTGAAGCTGGCGGAATACGCGGATCGGCTGGCAGATCGGACCGGCCTGGGAGAAGCGATTACCGGGACGATTATGTTGGGGCTGATCACCGCGCTACCCGGGCTGGCTGCTTCTGTGACTGCAGCTTTGCAGGGGCATGCGGTGCTCGCGCTGAGTAATGCGATGGGAGGCATTGCCTTTCAGACGACGGTGCTCGCGCTGGCAGATGTATTGCATCGTAAAGCAAATCTGGAACATGCGGCTGCTTCGGCCACGACGATGATCCAGACCATCATGCTGATCCTGCTGATCACGATTGTGTTGCTCGGTCTGGGAAGTCCCAATGTGGTGATCGGGCCCGTGCATCCGGCAACTCTGCTTTTACTGGCGGGGGCTGTGATGGCGTTCTGGCTGACCTATCGCGTACAGGAAGAACCGATGTGGCATCCGCGGCATACTTCCGAAACGGTACTCGATGAACCTGCACCCGGTTCACAGCACGAGCGGCTCTGGCTGTTGTGGACAGGACTGGTATTTTCAGGTTTGCTCACCTTAATCAGTGGCAGCCTGGTAGCGGAGGCAGCGGGGAACATTCAGGATAAAACGAATCTTTCCGCGCCGATTGTCGGTGGTCTCTTGATGGCGGGGGCGACGTCACTCCCCGAACTGGTCACCTGCCTGGCCGCGGTCAGGCGCGGCGCACTGACGCTGGCCGTAAGCGATGTGGTCGGCGGGAATTTCTTTGATGTGCTGTTCATCGCGGCTGCCGATTTCGCATTTCTCAGCGGTTCGATCTATCACGGCCCGGGGATGGGGACACGCGAAATTCTGCTGACAACGATCACTCTGTTGCTGAATGTGGTTCTGCTTTCCGGATTGATCTACCGACAGAAGCATGGCCCGGGTAATATCGGTTTCGAAAGTCTGTTGATGCTCGTGATTTACCTGGCTGGTTTCATAGTGCTGTCGCTGATGCAGTGA
- a CDS encoding carbohydrate porin → MVPGSTNLRWFLERSRLTLSICCLIYFCCSAPRSRSAYADDAFPVSLYEEMQQTAESDLLCTESTCAENTSSCVSCDGPDFWSQTTMTQNLFPRRACLAEQGITFDADLIQYYMGVASGGREQEFRYSGHGDYVMNIDSGKLGGPQGLFVKLRAEHRFGETINEATGAIIPATLAPDLPVSYSDELYLTNVLFTQMFSESFGVFAGKLDTLDGDMNAFAHGRGKTQFSNTAFIATPIGLRTIVYSTLGTGFLILREGEPIFTFTVLNATDTTRTSGFDELFAHGAAIVPELRLPTNLFGKPGHFLFGASYSTRSFASLEQDPLFVLPTVPISRETESWSFYWNFDQYLVVDPDNPQRGWGLFGRAGIADKQTNPIEWFLSLGVGGSSPIASREADTFGIGWYYSATSDRLTPFIDKVLGGVGDGYGVELFYNVEVTKWFHLTTDMQVIRPARQTVDTALLVGLRAVIDL, encoded by the coding sequence ATGGTCCCAGGCTCAACCAATCTACGCTGGTTCCTGGAACGCAGTCGCTTAACCCTCTCGATCTGCTGCCTGATTTACTTCTGTTGTTCTGCTCCCCGTAGTCGATCTGCTTACGCCGACGATGCGTTTCCAGTCTCCCTCTACGAAGAAATGCAGCAGACAGCCGAGTCTGACCTGCTCTGTACGGAGTCAACCTGCGCTGAGAACACCAGTTCCTGCGTCTCTTGTGATGGGCCCGACTTCTGGTCGCAGACAACGATGACGCAGAACCTGTTTCCCCGTCGCGCCTGTCTGGCTGAGCAGGGAATTACCTTCGATGCCGACCTGATTCAGTACTACATGGGAGTCGCCTCGGGAGGCCGTGAACAGGAATTCCGCTACTCGGGTCACGGCGACTATGTTATGAATATCGACTCAGGCAAGCTGGGCGGACCTCAGGGCCTGTTCGTCAAACTCCGCGCCGAGCACCGTTTTGGCGAAACCATCAACGAAGCAACCGGCGCAATTATTCCCGCGACCCTGGCCCCCGATTTGCCGGTTTCCTACAGTGATGAACTATACCTGACCAACGTTCTGTTTACTCAGATGTTTTCCGAATCGTTTGGTGTCTTCGCAGGGAAACTCGACACTCTCGACGGCGACATGAACGCCTTCGCCCATGGTCGTGGCAAAACCCAGTTCTCCAACACCGCCTTTATCGCGACGCCCATCGGTCTGCGAACCATCGTCTATTCGACACTCGGAACCGGCTTCCTGATCCTCCGAGAAGGCGAACCGATCTTCACCTTCACCGTCCTCAACGCGACAGATACCACCCGCACCAGTGGCTTCGATGAACTGTTCGCCCACGGTGCCGCCATCGTTCCCGAACTGCGTCTCCCCACAAATCTCTTCGGCAAACCGGGTCACTTCCTGTTCGGTGCCAGCTACAGCACTAGATCATTCGCTTCGCTGGAGCAGGATCCCCTGTTCGTTCTGCCCACTGTGCCCATCAGTCGCGAAACGGAATCCTGGTCGTTCTACTGGAACTTCGACCAATACCTGGTGGTCGATCCCGACAATCCGCAGCGTGGCTGGGGTCTCTTCGGCCGTGCCGGGATCGCCGACAAGCAGACGAATCCCATCGAGTGGTTTCTCAGCCTCGGGGTTGGCGGCAGCAGCCCCATTGCCAGCCGCGAAGCAGACACGTTCGGTATCGGCTGGTACTATTCCGCCACCAGTGACCGCCTGACCCCCTTCATTGACAAAGTGCTGGGAGGCGTAGGTGACGGTTACGGCGTTGAACTGTTCTACAACGTGGAGGTCACCAAATGGTTTCACCTGACCACCGACATGCAGGTCATCCGCCCCGCCCGTCAAACCGTTGATACCGCCCTGCTCGTCGGCTTACGTGCCGTGATTGATCTCTGA
- a CDS encoding MGH1-like glycoside hydrolase domain-containing protein, translated as MAEVEWDRLAAEANREPGANWKRWGPYLAERQWGTVRESTADGDPWLNFTHEEATWRTYRWGEDGLLGICDRQCRLCFGLALWNGEDPILKERLFGLTGPEGNHGEDVKEAYYYLDSTPSHSYLKALYKYPQSEFPYSELREENARRSRQEQEYELTNTGIFDESRYFDVQMEYAKAADEDILIRVTIFNRGPKSAPLHFLPTWWFRNTWSWGPTLDRPSEKPSMEQIADTCLKAEHETLGEFRLFTDLGPDGETPDWLFTENETNTWRFEDPNSRRPSCKDAFHLAVVDGVEGVINPRPTGTKVAAHFKRVIPAGESVEFRLRMSAIDELPETPFGPEFDEVFAQRIDEADRFADSLVEPGLSPDEQAILRQANAGLLWTKQFYHYVIPRWLENAGKGNKEPARRLPGMPSPRNADWGHLYNRNIISMPDKWEYPWYAAWDLAFHLIPFSKIDPHFAKDQAILFLREWYMHPNGQLPAYEWNFSDVNPPVHAWACWRVYQMTASNGDRDRNFLERVFQKLLLNFTWWVNRKDIRGKHVFSGGFLGLDNIGIFDRSKPLPTGGHLEQADGTAWMAFFCSSMLSIAFELADGNPAYEDMASKFFEHYVSIAEAMNSLDGTGLWDEEDGFYYDHLHLDGRSIPLKIRSIVGLIPLFTVDVLFDETIEKLPAFRKRMDWFLKSRPNLQKFMTYMERDSETSSGGHRLLAIPTRDRLLRLLRYLLDEDEFLSDYGIRSLSKFHEEHPFEYELNGEMLRVQYLPAESDSGLFGGNSNWRGPIWFPLNYLLIEALERYHTFYGKTLRVECPTRSGNYMDLQEVADEIRRRLARLFLSDEAGDRPSYARTDVLLNDPHWRDLVLFYEYFDAETGRGLGASHQTGWTALISPILVTLASRCRQQSEAGQPATAE; from the coding sequence ACGGCCGATGGCGATCCGTGGCTCAATTTCACACACGAAGAGGCCACCTGGCGCACTTATCGCTGGGGGGAAGACGGTCTGCTGGGTATCTGCGACCGTCAGTGCCGACTCTGTTTCGGGCTCGCCCTCTGGAACGGCGAAGACCCGATCCTCAAGGAACGTCTGTTTGGACTGACCGGCCCCGAAGGCAATCACGGTGAGGACGTCAAGGAAGCCTATTACTACCTCGACTCAACCCCCTCACATTCCTATCTCAAAGCACTTTACAAATACCCACAGTCAGAATTCCCCTACTCGGAACTCCGCGAGGAAAACGCGCGACGCTCCCGTCAGGAACAGGAATACGAACTCACCAATACCGGCATCTTCGACGAAAGCCGCTACTTCGACGTACAGATGGAATACGCCAAGGCAGCCGACGAAGATATTCTGATTCGCGTCACCATCTTCAACCGCGGACCGAAATCAGCGCCCCTGCACTTCCTCCCCACCTGGTGGTTTCGCAACACCTGGAGTTGGGGACCCACGCTCGATCGCCCCAGCGAAAAACCGAGCATGGAACAGATCGCTGACACCTGCCTGAAAGCAGAGCACGAAACCCTCGGCGAATTCCGACTCTTTACCGATCTCGGTCCCGATGGAGAAACCCCCGACTGGCTCTTTACCGAAAACGAAACCAATACCTGGCGATTTGAAGACCCGAACAGCCGCCGCCCCTCCTGCAAAGACGCCTTTCATCTGGCAGTCGTTGATGGAGTCGAAGGCGTCATCAATCCACGCCCTACAGGCACCAAGGTTGCCGCTCACTTCAAACGCGTCATTCCCGCCGGCGAATCAGTCGAGTTCCGTCTGCGTATGTCTGCCATCGATGAATTACCGGAAACCCCGTTCGGACCGGAATTCGATGAAGTCTTTGCCCAGCGAATTGACGAAGCCGATCGGTTCGCCGATTCCCTGGTCGAACCCGGACTCTCTCCGGACGAGCAGGCGATACTCCGCCAGGCCAATGCCGGTCTGCTCTGGACCAAACAGTTTTATCACTACGTCATTCCCCGCTGGCTCGAAAACGCCGGCAAGGGAAATAAGGAACCGGCCCGCCGTCTGCCTGGCATGCCCAGCCCCCGCAACGCTGACTGGGGACACCTTTACAACCGCAATATCATCTCCATGCCCGACAAGTGGGAATACCCCTGGTACGCGGCCTGGGACCTCGCGTTTCACCTGATTCCGTTCTCCAAGATTGATCCACACTTCGCCAAGGACCAGGCCATCCTGTTCCTCCGCGAATGGTACATGCATCCCAACGGACAGTTGCCCGCTTACGAATGGAATTTCAGTGACGTCAACCCGCCCGTGCATGCCTGGGCCTGCTGGCGCGTCTACCAGATGACCGCATCCAACGGAGATCGCGATCGCAATTTCCTGGAACGCGTCTTCCAGAAACTCCTGCTCAACTTCACCTGGTGGGTCAACCGTAAAGACATCCGCGGCAAACACGTCTTCAGTGGCGGCTTCCTCGGACTGGATAACATCGGAATCTTCGACCGTTCCAAACCACTGCCGACAGGCGGTCACCTGGAACAGGCCGACGGCACCGCCTGGATGGCCTTCTTCTGTTCGAGCATGCTTTCCATCGCCTTTGAACTGGCCGATGGCAATCCTGCTTACGAAGACATGGCGTCCAAGTTCTTCGAACATTACGTCTCGATCGCCGAAGCAATGAACTCCCTGGACGGCACCGGTCTCTGGGACGAAGAAGACGGTTTCTACTACGATCATCTGCACCTTGACGGACGCAGCATCCCACTCAAAATCCGTTCCATTGTCGGGTTGATCCCCCTGTTTACCGTCGACGTTCTCTTTGATGAGACCATCGAAAAACTCCCCGCCTTCCGCAAGCGGATGGACTGGTTCCTGAAAAGCCGCCCCAATCTGCAGAAGTTCATGACCTACATGGAACGCGATTCGGAAACATCCTCAGGCGGCCATCGCCTGCTGGCGATCCCCACGCGCGACCGACTGTTGCGTCTGCTCCGCTACCTGCTGGATGAAGACGAATTTCTCTCTGACTACGGGATTCGCTCGCTCTCCAAGTTCCACGAAGAACATCCGTTCGAATACGAACTCAACGGCGAAATGTTAAGGGTCCAGTATCTGCCCGCCGAATCGGACAGTGGCCTGTTCGGTGGCAACTCCAACTGGCGGGGGCCCATCTGGTTTCCTCTCAACTACCTGTTGATCGAAGCTCTCGAACGCTATCACACTTTCTACGGCAAAACACTCCGCGTCGAATGTCCGACCCGTTCGGGCAACTACATGGACCTGCAGGAAGTCGCCGACGAAATCCGCCGGCGCCTTGCCCGTCTGTTCCTCTCCGACGAAGCCGGCGATCGTCCCAGTTATGCCCGCACCGATGTCCTGCTCAACGATCCGCACTGGCGCGACCTGGTACTGTTCTACGAATATTTCGACGCAGAAACAGGACGCGGACTGGGAGCCAGCCACCAGACCGGCTGGACCGCATTGATCTCTCCCATCCTGGTCACACTGGCAAGTCGCTGTCGGCAACAGTCAGAAGCCGGCCAGCCCGCTACCGCCGAGTAA